The following nucleotide sequence is from Lepus europaeus isolate LE1 chromosome 16, mLepTim1.pri, whole genome shotgun sequence.
GAGTAAGGCTGGAAATAGAACTCTTCTCTGTCAAAACTCCAAACTTCATGGTTTAGCCACAgaaagacctttttaaaaaagcaatcttTAGTTGAATAAAAATTCTGTGCTCAAGACTGATCCGAGATAACAGGGGAACATACCACACAGGACtaaattcactccctaaataaacAAACTGATGTAAATATTTTACAGTACCTTGTTGAGGACAGGTTTTGTTGACAGGACATCATATAAGGTTGCAAATGAgatattctaaaacataaaaatcGTTTTGTTCAGTAGGTGCAATGCCTATGTCAGCAGCATTTATCCACACAAATGGGCACTCTTCAgtcactctcccctcccccaccagtgCTCTTAGAAGGCTCCCTATGGGCTCCCTGCTGCAGGGAACCATTCCAGTGTAttactttcccttctctctcttccttccctcttttaaTTACCTGTTTGCTATTCAACTGCACAGGGTGGTATCCAGCattagaataagaaagggaagctattgcaaatttttgttttttgtttttttttgacaggcagagttagacagtaagagagacagatagagagttatagacagtgagagagacagagagacaggtcttccttccgttggttcacttccttaatggctgctacgactggcgtgctgtgccgatccaaagccaggagccaggagcttccccctggtctcccatgcgggtgcagggaccaaggatctgagccatcctccactgcactcccgggccacagcagagagctggactgactggaagagaagcaactgggactagtacccagagtcccaaacgggactagaacccggggtgctggtgccacaggtggaggattagccaagtgagccacgggcgctggccccaaatttttgtttttaaagttaaaaaaaaaaaaaaaaacaacccagtggGGATTGTCTGGGGATACTGAAGAATGCCAGGTTCATAAAATGCTTGTAAAATCTCTAAAGAGCAAAGAGCAATGGCAGGACTAAgaccatcatcttttttttttttttcctgatgtatctttttttagtataaagatttatttatttatctgagaggcagagttatagacacagagaggtagagacagaggaaaaggtcttccatctgctggttcaatccccaaatggctgcaatggctggctctgaagccaggagcatcttccaggtctcccacgtggatgcaggggcccaggcacttgggccatcttctgctttcccaggtcattagcagagagttggaagggaagacgagcagccgggatgcgaacctgtgccatatgggatgctggcgtggcaggtggaggcttagcctactatgccacagtgccagccccaactaagATCACCTTTAATGGTGACAGTTCCTATGCATGACATTGTAAATGTACCTCTTGGGTTGTGCGGTTTAGACACATCTTGGTAGGTGTTCTGCGATCATCAAGGAAGAGGGGGTTTTTCCAACGATCATAATTTGTTTCCACCACATACCATCTCCCCTGCTTAGCCGCCAATCTGGATACAAAAGGAGAGGCTTCCTTTTAGATTTCACGCCTTAAATCTGTACATCAGTCTATGTTTCGGCTTCTactttcaaagataaatttatttgtaattttatttatttgaacgagcaagagacagagattttcatcactggttcactttccaaatgcccacaacagcctgggacAGGGGGCCAGGCCACAatagggagcctggaactcaatctgggtcttccacatggatagcagggacccaagatgacttgggctatcatctgctacctcccaggatatgcattagcaggatgccaGAATtgagagtggaactgggacttgaacacagtgactctaatgtgggatgtgggcaataCAAGTGGTATTTCAACCAGTACACTGAGTACCCCAAGTCCCCCTGTTTACTTTGCTTTAACAAATCTACTTACTCATAAACATCCAGAGCGTCTTTTCTTTCCCGGGTGATCACACAACCCTCCCCAGACTGGTTGCCTCCCAGGATAAAGTATGCTGGAGCCAATAGTTTGGTCTTGGTCAATATATTCTTGGCTTCTTCATAACTACATAGAAACATGTttttttaggaagaaaatatttttagatgaCTTGGAACTGTTTTGGATCTATGGAAACTAAGGGAAAACAAGTATCTGAGGAACATTTGGTCTTTAAAGACAGCCAGTGCACATGGCTGCAGGAGGAGTGATCCCTCCCAAGCGACGTGACGCTGAGATCAGAGATGGAAACAGCAGAAGGTCCCTCTTCTCTGAAAGAGAGACAAACGGGCCTCAAGGTGTCATCCTCCACCCTTATGTCACTCAACATCACAACACAGGGAAACAGTACTATACAGCACATCAGACTTTGGGAATAGAAGGTAAACTTCTTGAAAATGAGGGCTATTAAAAACTGGAATGGATTATCCAAGACAACCTAATATTATTCCTTGGAAAGTAGGAGAGATAGGATCGATGCCCACAATCTGAAGTCATTCAGATGCAGTGTTGGTTGAAGGAATGGTAATTTTGCTATTGTAGGGTTTCTGTGCTGGGGCAGAGTATAACTTATAGATTAACTGGTATCATCATTTAAATGGTGATGTTATGGTACAGCTTTTCTTTGGTGTGTGAGTGatttccttttaaaacaaaaagattcaTAAATATACTTCATTGTATTATTATCCCAAGTACTGTTTAAATAATTCATTTCCTTGTACTTTTTTAGATAGTTCAATTCATTTCCTTGCTATCAGAACACACAACACAAAGAAATTCTACAGTAGTTCCTCAAAGAAGGAGAAGGTAAACTGCAATTTAGGAAATACTTTGTAGTTTGATGTACTTTAAAATAAGCTAAATATGTGATCATAAAGCAACCAATCATTTTACCTTGTGCTGTTTTCCAGAACTGATCTAGTGATAAACCCGATCCACATGGCATCTTTCTTTCCCAAAATCCATTCTAAGACACCTGGAAAAGAGCAAGCACACACAGTGGTGCAGGACATGCAAGAGGTTAGCCTCCTTATCCAGGAGGCACAGTCCAGTCTTCCTCTTAAAACAGCTGTGAATTCCCATTTCAGTTACACTCTACTCACCCAGGTAACCACCATTTATACTGAAACGCTCATTCAGTGTAAGACTAAAcagtccctgaaaaaaaaaaagacaaagcaatgAAGTCAAAATCTTCAGTCAATCTCTTTAAGGCCCTATCACTTTGCTTTATAGCAGCACATAAAGGTCTGGATTGGGTCAGAGGGAAAGccaaagaaaaatctaaattgggcccacattgtggcacagcaggttaagctgtcacttgaaaCACCGGGTggagtgtcagttctagtcctgggagctctctagtgcttgggctcttcccatccatgtgggagacccagatgcagttcctggctcttggcttcagcctggccttgccctcgCTTATTGTGGCCattccatttggggagtcaattagtagatgaaagatctctcccttactttgtctctctttctgtctcccggttgctctgccttcaaaataaataaatcttaaaaaaaaaaaacaaaaaaaaaacatgataataATAGTTTAAATTAACAAGgcctcaggggctggcgctatggtgtagtgggttgacgccctggcctacagtgccggcatcccatatgggtgttggttcaagacccggctgctccacttttgatccagctctctgctgtagcctgggaaagcagtagatggcccaagtgcttgggcccctgcacccatgtgggagacccagaagaagctcctggctcctggcttttgatcagtgcagctcccgccattgcggccatctcgggagtgaaccattggatggaagacctctctctctctctctctgtctctcctctctctgtgtaactctgacattcaaataaataaataaatcttttaaaaaattaacgaGGCCTCTTAAAAAGTTCAAATCATTTTCATATCTGGTACGTGAGGTAAGCAGACCATATTTTTTGGACAAGAAACTGAAGAGCAGAGAAGGATGCACTCGCCTAAGTGAACTGCAGACCCAAGTCAGATCCCAAATTTTGACTCCCAGCCCTGGACGCCGGGCTGCATGCTCTTTCACTGGCTAGGaagccttcattttctttctactCTTCTCTACCACGAGATCGCACACCTATGAAAGTGACAAGAAGTACAACGCACGCACTGTGGCTTCATATTTCTATTAGGCTCTCATTTTCTTAGACTGTATCCTTCACAGAGAGTAGGAACAGGACAGAAAGCTACCTATAAAATCATGTAATAAGAGATTCCTTACTGGTCTGAATCCTGTTAACATGCCCACGTAGCCAGCAAAGCTTGAAGCCTTGAAGAcagttttattgtttctttggaAGTCCAAATTTACTGTTAAAGGTTTTAGATCCTCAGTTATAGTCCAGGTATTATTATTTACATTCCACCTACAAAAGACAAATTTCAGTAACAGTTAAGAACAAGGATGAGCCTGATGATGAGAAAGAGAGCCAGACTTATCAGCAGATAACCACTGAAGATCACTTTATCTAATCGCTAATGATCAATCCTATTAGGGTAAGTTAACATCTTCCCAAGAGTGGCTGCTTTTATCTCCAGTTTTCCAGAGGATAAAACTGAGCACACAAAAGTTGAGTGAGCTCCCAGAATCACTGAGACTATAAGTAACAAGCTCCAGAATCAAATGTTAGTCTCTAAGTACAAAaccgctatttttttttttttttttttttttaagaaacgtTAAGACATACATACAATACAATGCTATTCTTCCTTCTAGGCAACTCATGAACAACAGATGTGCTTCTGTGGCCATCAAACACGCCCTAAATTTCTGTTGACTAGGTGTCATTTCTCAGATACAAACTTAAATAACAAAGTGGGCCTATCTTGTCTCAAAATGGAAGAATTCAGTTATCTTCTGGTCATATTGTGGCCATGACTCGGTACTTACTTTTCATCCATTTAACACGATCTACTCTTTCAAAGGAATGATATATATTGTGTTCTTTACTTACCCaagaaatattccaaaatccatgtTTCTCCCATGCAGTAGATGACCTATTTAAAAGTAAGCAGAAGGGACTTGCAGTAGCAATTGAGATAGTATAACTGATTTTAAGTCACTGCTAGAAACTTAATTttggttaatttattttttataactgCTTCATCTAATAAGAATTAAGAAGCAGTCTGAGATCATAAGTCTTAAGATCAAACCGCTGTCATCATCACATTTGCTACATGTTCCCATTAAGTCTGAAAGCACAGGGTTCAAGGTAAGATCAGAACAAGGGAAAAGGATCAATGGTCATTCTTTGGTCCACTATGATGTGGTTCTGCCAGGACATAGATACCTGGGGCTCAACTAATGTGGCTGAACAATGCTTCCCTTCAGAGACTGTCACCTCCAGCTGGAAATGTCAAGGTTTCAGAGGTGCGAGCAGAACATACCAGAGTATAGGTCAAAAGTCAGGGTTAATCACGGGAAGTCATCTTGTGTCTTGTACTTTGGGAACCAGCCAGGAGAAATAAAAGTAAGTGAGGCTAATACAATGGGAGAATGTTTGTTCCAGGTCTCAAGAAAAACATACACCTTTACGAATATGAAGACAAGGAAGTACTTTTAGGAAATCACACAGATGGGATTAGTTGACTGATGAAAGTTAAGAAtgtttcttggggccagtgctgtggcttggcaggtaaagctgaaagctgccacctgcagtgctggcatcccatgtgggcaccagttcaagtcccagctactccacttctgatccagctctctgctatggcctgggaaagcagcagaagatggcccaggaccttgggcccttgcacccatatgggaaacctggaagaagtttctggctcctggcttcagattggcgcagctctagctgttgctgccaactggggagtgaaccagcaaatggaagacctctctatctgtctctccttctatctctgtgtaattctgactttcaaataaataaataaatcttgaaaaaaaaaaaaagaatgtttcttgTCCTGAAATACTTCTAAGTTATTTGCATCCTGATTAAACTTTAATAGATatattatagtattaaataaggcCAGTTTTCaatgccctgataaaaaatttgCCAAGATAAACAAACATACAACATATGCCACATTTACACAGAAGTTCTAATTCCAGTAATTTCTTAGAAGATTTTTCTCAGAGccagtggcttagcaggttaagatgctccatttctaatccagttccctgctgatgtgcctgggaaagcagtagaagatgcccaagtgcttcctgtacccatgtgggagatctggaagaagcccttggctccagcactggccattgtggccatttgggaagtggaccagtggatggaagatctctctctctctctctctcgctctctctctctctctctgtaattatgcctttaaGATAACCAaaccggggccggtgctgtggcgcagtgggttaatgccctggcctgaagtgccggtataccatatgggtgctggtttgagacccagctgctctgctatggcctgggaaagcagcagaagatggcccaagtccttggggccctgcacacacgtgggagaccgggaagaagctcctggctcctggcttcggatcagcgcagctctggtcgttgcagccatctgagagtgaaccatcggatgaaagacctctctctgtctctctctccatgctaactctgactttcaaataaataaataaatctttaaaaaaaaaataaccaaaccaaacaaaataaaaaaggatttttCTTGGCCTATTCTTCCTCAATACATATTTACCTTTTTTGTCTTCTGTTATGATTGAAGTACACATggtaaaaaattcataaaaaatgttgaatgaaataatctCTCCTAtgaggaaagaaagaatttttgTTAACAGACTGAATTATAACAGTATGAGGAAACTGAAGAAGTTTAACTCTTCATTGTGTTAGCATGTGCAGTCTGCATGTGCCTGAGCAGCTGGCCAAGTGGCAGTGTCCCTCACCTACCTACACTCGAGTCTGAAGACAACACAGATGCTCAAGGAGGCAGCTACCTGGTGTAATGAACATCTGGGCAAGTTGGAATTGTGCTACAAAATAAGGTCCATCATGCTTCATTTTACGTTTTCTTTGGGGAGCACAAACATGACAATATAATCCAACTAGCTCTTGGCTGTGTGCTGAAAATGTACTTTGTCCAGAAAAAATTTTTAGTGTGTGACTAACATTTTTAAGGTGAGAAAGGAAATTTAAGAACCAATAATAATTAGTGCAGAGCTGCCAAGAAAATCCATTGTAGAATatcttatttcttgaatatttttctaaaactatATACTACGACTTAGCATTTAATTCAAAGATATACAGCACATTTGATCACTGTCCCATTTAATGTCAACATGCTAAGCTTAACGTGCTTTTCAGCACAATCcaatgtttatttccattttggttAAATTCTACTTTATTATAAATCATCTGCTAATCCATTTTGCTCCTGATATTTACATTTAGTATTGATTTGCTAGCATTCCTTACATAAAATAGTTATAATAATTAAGGTAGCATGGTATTGAtacaaggaaagacaaagagatcaatGCAACTTAATAAAGTTCCCAATCAGAAACAGCCATTTACAATAATCTGAATTATACCAAAGATACCACTGTCATTTACTGAGAGAAGAACAGTCTTTTTAATAGATGTCTAGTCAACTGGAGgtaccaaatgaaaaaaaattccttcatcCTTAACATACACAAAATCTATCTTAAAGGGTTGGTTTTATGGCACAGCAAGGCAAGTCACCATATGTGTTAGCCTGTATCAGAATGTTGGCTCCAGTTTGGGCTGCTctctttctgatctagctttctgttaatgcacctgggaaagcaggtgcatTGACTGAAGAAAGTCAATAAtctcattagtcatcagggaaatgcaaactatAACTATAATAGAACCCTCTCAGAAAAATGGCTCAAATAAAAAGACTGACACCATCAAGTGGGGAAAACAGAAACTTGTGCTATGCTGATTGTCAATACAATCACTGTGAGAAACTGTTTTGCAGAATGAAAGCTAAATATACAGCTACCCTGGTACCCAACAGTTCAGTTCCTACtcaatatccaaaaaaaaaaagtgtgcacaTGCTCATCAAAGGACACGGGGTCAGGTGTTGTAGTGCAATGGGAGGGGGCCCACATTGCATTtctgaatgctggttcaagtccaggcttctttgcttctgatccaccctcccactaatgcagctgggaaggcagtggatgactgctgaagtgcctgggtccacaccacacatgtgggagacctggatggagtttttggttcctggctttagcctgtcccagcccaggatgttgtgggcatttgaggagtcaatcagcaaatgaaagacctgtctgtctcttcctttctatcactctgcctttcaaacaaatgaattaacttttttttttttttaaaaagtccccaAAAAacctcatcttaaaaaaaaaaaaagtcagttggggccagcgctgtggctcagtgggtaaagccacctgcagtgctggcatcccatatgggtgccggttcgagttccggctgttccacttccgatccagctctctatggcctgggaaagcaatagaagatggcccaagtccttgggcccctgcacccacgtgggagacccagaagaagctcctggctcctggcttcagactgatgcagctctagctgttgcagccaattggggagtgaaccattggatggaaaatctttctttctctctgcctctcctctttctgtgtaactcagacttccaaataaataaataaatcttttttttttttttttaacaggcagagtggacagtgagagagagagagacagagagaaaggtcttcctttgccattggttcaccctccaatggctgcctccgccggcacgctgcggctggcgcaccacgctgatctgaaggcaggagccaggtgcttctcctggtctcccatgcaggtgcagggcccaaggacttgggccatcctccactgcactcccgggccacagcagagagctggcctggaagaggggcaaccgggacagaatccggtgtgccggcgccgcaaggtggaggattagcctattgagctgcggtgccggcctaaaaaatcttaaaaaaaaaaaaaaggcaatacaAGAATATTCATATAACTGCTTTATTCTTAATATCCAACCTAAATTTCCTACTCATACAACAGCTTACTACCTGTAAAAATAAACCTAAGAAACTATACACAACAGTTCAACTTATAAGCCATGAAGAGACAAAGCTGATCTATGAGTAAGTCAGAACAGTGGTTACTTAAGGAGACAGTGAAGGGCATGACGGAGCATTCAGAGATGCTGGAATGTTCCACACCTTGATCTGCATGCATGTATGCAGTTAAAAAACAAgctcattggccggcgccgtggcttaacaggctaatcctccaccttgcggcgccggcacaccgggttctagtcccggtcggggcaccggattctgtcccagttgctcctcttccaggccagctctctgctgtggcccgggaaggcagtggaagatggcccaagtgcttgggccctgcacccgcatgggagaccaggagaagcacctggctccaagcgttggatcagcgcgatgcgctggccgcagcggccattggaggatgaaccaacggcaaaaaggaagacctttctctctgtctctctctctcactatccactctgcctgtcaaaaaataaataaaaattaaaaaaaaaaaaaagctcattgaTCTGTTTAGTTAAGATCTATACAGTTTACTACATTTATATCATGCCttcatcaaaatatatttttttttgacaggcagagtggacagtgagagagagagagagacagagagaaaggtcttcctttgccattggttcaccctccaatggccgccgcggctggcgcgctgcggctggcgcgctgcggccggcgcaccgtgctgatccaatggcaggagccaggtgcttctcctggtctcccatgcaggtgcagggcccaaggacttgggccatcctccactgcactccctggccacagcagagagctggcctggaagaggggcgaccgggacagaatccggagccccgaccgggactagaacccggtgtgccggcgccgcaaggcggaggattagcctagtaagccgcagcgccggcttcatcaaaatattttaaagtactttattaaaagtttttaaatgctaCAAAGTGAACTTTACCTAAAGGTATACCAGTAACATCTGCGATTCCCTTCATTTCCTCTTCAAAAGGGCCAGGAAAGTTGCCAAGCATA
It contains:
- the ASAH1 gene encoding acid ceramidase isoform X1, which gives rise to MMLGRSPLTCMLLVAAATCAVAQHAPPWTEDCRKSTYPPSGPTFRGQVPWYTINLDLPPYKRWHELMVDKAATVKVLVNSLKNVVNAFVPSGKIMQMVDEKLPSMLGNFPGPFEEEMKGIADVTGIPLGEIISFNIFYEFFTMCTSIITEDKKGHLLHGRNMDFGIFLGWNVNNNTWTITEDLKPLTVNLDFQRNNKTVFKASSFAGYVGMLTGFRPGLFSLTLNERFSINGGYLGVLEWILGKKDAMWIGFITRSVLENSTSYEEAKNILTKTKLLAPAYFILGGNQSGEGCVITRERKDALDVYELAAKQGRWYVVETNYDRWKNPLFLDDRRTPTKMCLNRTTQENISFATLYDVLSTKPVLNKLTVFTTLMDVTRGRYETYLRDCPDPCIGW
- the ASAH1 gene encoding acid ceramidase isoform X2, which codes for MMLGRSPLTCMLLVAAATCAVAQHAPPWTEDCRKSTYPPSGPTFRGQVPWYTINLDLPPYKRWHELMVDKAATVKVLVNSLKNVVNAFVPSGKIMQMVDEKLPSMLGNFPGPFEEEMKGIADVTGIPLGHLLHGRNMDFGIFLGWNVNNNTWTITEDLKPLTVNLDFQRNNKTVFKASSFAGYVGMLTGFRPGLFSLTLNERFSINGGYLGVLEWILGKKDAMWIGFITRSVLENSTSYEEAKNILTKTKLLAPAYFILGGNQSGEGCVITRERKDALDVYELAAKQGRWYVVETNYDRWKNPLFLDDRRTPTKMCLNRTTQENISFATLYDVLSTKPVLNKLTVFTTLMDVTRGRYETYLRDCPDPCIGW